A single window of Rhodococcus jostii RHA1 DNA harbors:
- a CDS encoding crotonase/enoyl-CoA hydratase family protein: MTGRDDHAGTRPAAWRDGWDEGGDSLFAGREPDRADDAVEYRTLTYEVTGRIARITFNRPDHGNAITADTPVELAATVERADLDPRVHVILLSGRGKGFCGGYDLGIFAENGGHADEGPDRTTGTVLDPIVQARNHDPFGNWDPMADYAMMSRFNRGFASLLHANKPTVAKIHGFCVGGGTDIALYCDQIVAADDTKIGYPPTRVWGVPAAGMWAHRLGDQRAKRLLLTGDCITGRQAAEWGLAVESAPVEELDRRTEDLVERIARMPVNQLMMVKLALNSALLAQGVANSTMVSTVFDGMSRHTREGYAFQLRSATAGFREAVRERDEPFGDHKSQQSQPGS; encoded by the coding sequence GTGACCGGCCGCGACGACCACGCCGGCACCCGTCCGGCGGCCTGGCGCGACGGCTGGGACGAGGGCGGCGACTCACTGTTCGCGGGCCGTGAACCGGACCGGGCGGACGACGCCGTGGAGTATCGAACCCTCACCTACGAGGTGACCGGGCGCATCGCCCGGATCACGTTCAACCGTCCCGACCACGGCAACGCGATCACCGCCGACACTCCTGTCGAACTCGCCGCCACCGTGGAACGCGCCGACCTCGATCCCCGCGTCCACGTGATCCTGCTGTCGGGGCGCGGGAAGGGATTCTGCGGCGGATACGACCTGGGCATCTTCGCCGAGAACGGCGGCCACGCCGACGAGGGACCGGACCGCACGACGGGCACTGTGCTCGATCCGATCGTTCAGGCGCGCAACCACGATCCGTTCGGCAACTGGGATCCGATGGCCGACTACGCGATGATGAGCCGGTTCAACCGCGGCTTCGCGAGCCTGCTCCACGCGAACAAGCCGACGGTCGCGAAGATCCACGGATTCTGCGTGGGCGGCGGCACCGACATCGCGCTGTACTGCGACCAGATCGTCGCCGCGGACGACACGAAGATCGGCTATCCGCCGACCCGTGTGTGGGGTGTTCCGGCGGCGGGAATGTGGGCGCACCGCCTCGGCGACCAGCGGGCGAAACGACTCCTCCTCACCGGCGACTGCATCACGGGGCGGCAGGCGGCCGAGTGGGGTCTCGCGGTGGAGTCGGCGCCCGTGGAGGAACTCGACCGTCGCACCGAGGACCTCGTCGAGCGGATCGCGAGGATGCCCGTCAATCAGCTGATGATGGTGAAACTCGCACTGAACAGCGCACTGCTGGCGCAGGGCGTCGCCAACTCGACGATGGTGAGCACCGTCTTCGACGGCATGTCCCGGCACACCCGCGAGGGGTACGCGTTCCAATTACGCTCGGCCACCGCCGGATTCCGTGAGGCCGTCCGCGAACGCGACGAGCCGTTCGGCGATCACAAGTCGCAGCAGTCGCAGCCTGGATCCTGA